One part of the Candidatus Borreliella tachyglossi genome encodes these proteins:
- the lon gene encoding endopeptidase La: MEEVENTNLKGKKRSKNSAGILPHFDKPVRVPLIAVPSHPIFPGMFIPIIIVSDTDIKAIDYVIKGNGIVSLFVLRDKFLEKTGDKNDGVHINYKKDIYSVGITAKIVKKINLPDGGYNIFVSTIDRVRFVKVVLNKDFPIIEVDYLKQIPVKKDDIQSKAIYSSILIRTKEIFSHRKMPEIQLNMVNIEDKGRLCDVVAGMIASSKDSHQEVLETLGVKERLKKVLELIYEELNLIEIQNKIAKGIQEKLEKQQKEFFLKEQLKAIKAELGVADDKNSEFVKLKTKIHSLALKGEALETVERELEKFSFLETNSSEYIVVRNYLELITSLPWGGLKIDFDKFDLQKAKKVLDKTHYGMMEVKDRIIEYVSVLKLRKSQKGAIMLLVGPPGVGKTSIGMAIAEVLRTKFFRFSVGGMRDESEIKGHRRTYVGALPGKIIQGLRITKTKSPVFLIDEIDKVSASNYGDPFSVLLEVLDPEQNINFRDHYLDLPFDVSNVFFILTANSIETIPTPLLNRMEVIELSGYVDDDKIEIARKYLIPKVLRENGVSKDSLKFQGSALVQIAREYARDNGVRNFEKYLKKIVRKVARKLVENGAIQSYQISRENLEEYIGVPVFRKEEFLNKTMSPGMVMGLAWTNYGGSTLIIETVKTEAKASAIKLTGRLGDVMKESANIAFTYVNSMRANLQLNKTFFEKYMIHLHIPEGATPKDGPSAGITIASAFISLALNKTVRPNLAMTGELSLTGNVMAIGGLKEKIIAAKRSGVEHIIIPRSNKVDLDEIPINIKSGINFHLVNNMSEVIKLLF; this comes from the coding sequence ATGGAAGAAGTAGAAAATACTAATTTGAAGGGTAAAAAGCGTTCAAAAAATTCTGCTGGAATTTTGCCTCATTTTGATAAGCCTGTGAGAGTGCCTTTGATTGCAGTTCCATCACATCCTATATTTCCAGGCATGTTTATTCCAATTATTATCGTTTCTGATACTGATATTAAGGCTATTGATTATGTTATTAAAGGAAATGGTATTGTCTCCTTATTTGTTTTGCGTGATAAATTTTTAGAAAAAACCGGGGATAAGAATGATGGAGTGCATATCAATTATAAAAAAGACATTTATTCTGTTGGTATTACAGCTAAGATAGTAAAAAAGATTAATCTTCCTGATGGTGGATATAATATTTTTGTTTCAACTATTGACAGAGTTAGGTTTGTTAAGGTTGTCCTTAATAAAGATTTTCCGATAATTGAAGTTGATTATTTAAAGCAGATTCCGGTTAAAAAGGATGATATTCAGTCAAAGGCAATCTATAGTAGCATTTTGATTAGGACTAAAGAGATATTCTCACATAGGAAGATGCCTGAAATTCAGTTAAACATGGTAAATATTGAGGATAAGGGTAGGTTGTGTGATGTTGTTGCGGGAATGATTGCATCGTCAAAGGATTCTCATCAGGAGGTGCTTGAGACTTTAGGCGTGAAGGAAAGACTTAAAAAAGTTTTAGAGCTAATTTATGAAGAACTAAATTTAATTGAGATTCAAAATAAAATTGCCAAAGGTATTCAGGAAAAGTTAGAAAAACAGCAAAAAGAGTTCTTTTTAAAGGAGCAGCTTAAAGCTATTAAGGCTGAGCTTGGCGTGGCAGATGACAAGAATAGTGAATTTGTAAAACTTAAAACCAAGATTCATTCTTTAGCATTAAAGGGGGAAGCTTTAGAAACAGTTGAAAGAGAACTTGAAAAGTTTTCATTTCTTGAGACAAATTCATCGGAGTACATTGTAGTTAGGAATTATCTTGAACTTATTACTAGCCTTCCTTGGGGAGGACTTAAAATTGATTTCGATAAGTTTGATTTGCAGAAAGCGAAAAAGGTCTTAGATAAAACGCATTATGGCATGATGGAAGTTAAAGATAGAATTATTGAATATGTTTCTGTCCTTAAATTAAGAAAATCTCAAAAGGGGGCTATTATGCTTTTAGTTGGACCTCCTGGAGTGGGTAAGACTTCAATAGGAATGGCTATTGCGGAAGTGCTTAGGACAAAATTTTTTAGATTCTCTGTAGGTGGCATGAGGGATGAATCAGAGATTAAGGGGCATAGGAGAACTTATGTTGGTGCATTACCTGGAAAGATTATTCAAGGACTAAGGATTACGAAGACAAAGTCTCCTGTTTTTTTAATAGATGAGATTGATAAGGTTTCTGCATCAAATTATGGTGATCCATTCTCAGTGCTTCTTGAAGTTTTGGATCCTGAGCAAAACATTAATTTTAGAGACCATTATCTTGATTTACCTTTTGATGTTTCTAATGTTTTTTTTATTCTGACAGCTAATTCTATTGAGACAATACCTACACCTTTGCTAAATAGGATGGAAGTAATTGAGCTTTCGGGATATGTTGATGATGATAAGATAGAGATAGCAAGGAAATATTTAATACCGAAGGTTTTAAGAGAAAATGGAGTTAGTAAAGACTCTTTGAAATTTCAGGGATCAGCTCTTGTTCAGATCGCCAGGGAATACGCAAGAGATAACGGAGTTAGAAATTTTGAAAAGTATTTAAAAAAGATTGTTCGAAAAGTTGCAAGAAAGCTTGTTGAGAATGGAGCTATTCAATCGTACCAGATATCTAGAGAGAATTTGGAAGAATATATTGGTGTTCCTGTATTTAGAAAAGAAGAATTCTTAAATAAGACTATGTCTCCAGGTATGGTTATGGGACTTGCGTGGACTAATTATGGTGGTTCAACCTTAATAATTGAGACTGTAAAAACTGAGGCTAAGGCTTCTGCTATTAAGTTGACTGGTAGACTTGGAGATGTTATGAAAGAATCCGCAAACATTGCATTTACTTATGTGAATAGCATGAGAGCTAATCTTCAGTTGAACAAGACTTTTTTTGAAAAATATATGATTCATTTACATATTCCAGAGGGTGCGACTCCAAAGGATGGACCATCGGCTGGGATTACTATTGCTAGTGCTTTTATTTCTCTTGCTCTTAATAAAACAGTAAGGCCTAATTTGGCTATGACTGGAGAACTATCATTAACAGGGAATGTAATGGCTATTGGAGGGCTTAAAGAGAAAATAATTGCTGCTAAGAGAAGTGGTGTTGAGCATATTATTATTCCTAGATCAAATAAAGTGGATCTTGATGAGATACCTATTAATATCAAAAGTGGAATTAATTTCCATCTTGTAAATAACATGAGCGAAGTTATTAAATTATTATTTTAG